From Armatimonadota bacterium, a single genomic window includes:
- a CDS encoding Zn-ribbon domain-containing OB-fold protein, whose product MRPTERRTWYGTMPVQFRYTPGVAGRRFFETLRRTGRLAVTHCAECRRTYLPPRLYCEECFADLSAAWSEVEPRGRVHTYTVVHRDREGRPLREPEVVAYVRIDGTDGGLVTRLRRIAPADVRIDLPVEGVLVPRRQRTGSLEDLLGFAPVGSAGSPTAARPTAASNPSRPRRSRQPRTSTGA is encoded by the coding sequence ATGCGCCCCACGGAGCGCAGAACGTGGTACGGCACCATGCCGGTGCAGTTCCGGTACACGCCCGGAGTGGCCGGGCGACGGTTCTTTGAGACGCTGCGCCGGACCGGTCGCCTGGCCGTCACGCACTGCGCGGAATGCCGCCGGACCTACCTGCCGCCCCGCCTGTACTGCGAGGAGTGCTTCGCCGATCTGAGCGCGGCCTGGAGCGAGGTGGAACCGCGGGGACGGGTGCACACCTACACCGTCGTCCACAGGGACCGGGAGGGACGGCCGCTGCGGGAGCCGGAGGTCGTGGCCTACGTCCGCATCGACGGCACCGATGGCGGGCTGGTGACGCGCCTGCGCCGGATCGCTCCCGCCGACGTGCGCATCGACCTTCCTGTAGAAGGGGTGCTCGTTCCCCGACGCCAGCGCACGGGGAGCCTCGAAGATCTCCTGGGTTTTGCGCCGGTCGGCAGCGCAGGGTCGCCGACTGCGGCGCGCCCGACGGCCGCCTCGAACCCCTCGCGGCCCCGCCGCTCCCGCCAGCCCCGCACCTCAACCGGGGCCTAG
- a CDS encoding Zn-ribbon domain-containing OB-fold protein, with amino-acid sequence MARTVTPGPRRRPTTASPRMIDAPPRLPMRGTGLSEAEFQKTVATVEWVPALEYGWDTGEAIGRFLAGLRAGKIYGVRCRRCGRTVTPPRAFCELDFKPMDEWVELPPTGTVNTFSVCYVTWDMKPLRKPQVPAVIEIDGTTPRVGFLHLLGGLRGTSVEAVHRQVQIGMPVRAVWKPARERSGAITDILYFEPVRGKGRKA; translated from the coding sequence ATGGCCAGGACGGTGACGCCGGGCCCCCGGCGAAGGCCGACGACGGCCTCCCCGCGGATGATCGATGCCCCTCCGCGGCTGCCGATGCGCGGGACCGGGCTGAGCGAGGCCGAGTTCCAGAAGACGGTGGCCACGGTGGAGTGGGTGCCGGCACTGGAGTACGGCTGGGACACGGGTGAGGCGATCGGCCGCTTCCTGGCCGGACTGCGGGCGGGCAAGATCTACGGCGTCCGCTGCCGGCGGTGCGGGCGGACGGTCACCCCACCCCGCGCCTTCTGCGAGCTGGACTTCAAGCCGATGGACGAATGGGTGGAGTTGCCGCCCACCGGTACGGTGAACACCTTCTCCGTGTGCTACGTCACCTGGGACATGAAACCGCTGCGGAAACCCCAGGTGCCCGCGGTGATCGAGATCGACGGCACGACTCCCCGTGTCGGCTTCCTGCACCTGCTGGGCGGGCTCAGGGGCACGTCGGTGGAGGCGGTGCACCGGCAGGTGCAGATCGGCATGCCGGTGCGTGCGGTCTGGAAGCCGGCGCGGGAGCGATCGGGCGCCATCACCGACATCCTCTACTTCGAGCCGGTCCGGGGGAAAGGGAGGAAGGCGTAA
- a CDS encoding thiolase domain-containing protein, with protein MRATEAPLLGKPRRRVAVVGAGMSLFVRRALETGKELSYYAASQALETAGVKRREIEAVVMVTAPDAFDGVHMKGEWLLDGAGGAGKPYMRTYVGGGSGVFGLISGWTLVASGLFDLVLVIGEEKMSSCQPHPQGAFLTIFDHTIERPLGPNLLWIFALEQHRYMATYGIRNEDIALVSVKNKRNALDHPAAQVAANLTVNDVLASEVVAWPVHRLMVSPVSDGAAALVLASETVARRLTDKPVWIQGVGWSLDTSYWGNRDLAYPRYVEAAARMAYAMAGVTEPRKQIHIAEPYDPFAYKELHHLEGLLLADKGQAPEDLAQGRFERTGPLPVCPSGGLMGVGNPIAAAGVMKVCELFWQLRGEAGRRQVPGKPERGVAQAWGDLMQIGTVAVLGIH; from the coding sequence GTGAGGGCCACGGAGGCACCTCTGCTCGGCAAACCCCGGCGCCGGGTCGCGGTGGTCGGCGCGGGGATGAGCCTGTTCGTCCGCCGGGCCCTGGAGACCGGCAAGGAACTGTCCTACTATGCCGCCTCCCAGGCGCTGGAGACAGCCGGGGTGAAGCGGCGGGAGATCGAGGCGGTGGTGATGGTCACCGCGCCGGACGCCTTCGACGGCGTGCACATGAAAGGGGAATGGCTGCTGGACGGCGCGGGGGGCGCGGGGAAGCCCTACATGCGGACCTACGTGGGCGGCGGCTCGGGCGTCTTCGGCCTCATCAGCGGCTGGACGCTGGTGGCCTCGGGGCTGTTCGACCTCGTGCTGGTCATCGGCGAGGAGAAGATGAGCAGCTGCCAGCCCCACCCCCAGGGCGCCTTCCTGACCATCTTCGACCACACCATCGAGCGGCCGCTGGGACCGAATCTCCTCTGGATCTTCGCCCTCGAACAGCACCGGTACATGGCAACCTACGGGATCCGGAACGAAGACATCGCGCTGGTCTCCGTCAAGAACAAGCGCAACGCCCTGGACCATCCCGCCGCGCAGGTGGCCGCGAACCTCACCGTGAACGACGTGCTGGCCTCCGAGGTCGTCGCCTGGCCGGTGCACCGGCTGATGGTGAGCCCGGTCAGCGACGGCGCGGCCGCCCTGGTGCTGGCCAGCGAGACGGTGGCCCGCCGGCTGACGGACAAGCCGGTCTGGATCCAGGGCGTGGGCTGGTCGCTCGATACCTCGTACTGGGGGAACCGCGACCTGGCCTACCCGCGGTACGTCGAGGCGGCGGCGCGCATGGCCTACGCGATGGCGGGGGTGACCGAGCCCCGCAAACAGATCCACATCGCCGAGCCCTACGATCCCTTCGCCTACAAGGAACTGCACCACCTGGAGGGGCTGTTGCTTGCGGACAAAGGCCAGGCGCCGGAAGATCTGGCCCAGGGCCGGTTCGAGCGCACCGGTCCCCTCCCCGTCTGCCCGTCCGGCGGGCTGATGGGCGTCGGCAACCCGATCGCCGCGGCGGGCGTGATGAAGGTGTGTGAACTGTTCTGGCAGCTGCGCGGCGAAGCCGGAAGACGCCAGGTCCCCGGCAAGCCGGAACGCGGCGTGGCCCAGGCCTGGGGCGACCTGATGCAGATCGGCACGGTCGCAGTGCTGGGGATCCACTGA
- a CDS encoding acetyl-CoA acetyltransferase: protein MSDHVAIVGIGSTPLRTLSPDQSYREMVFAAAARAYADAGVTHRDIDSFISVAEDLHEGTSITDEYTPDQLGAVLRPVQTVAGDGLQGVATAFMLIRSGIADLVAVEAHCKSSNILRHEAVLEMAFDPLYERPLQVYPHYVAGLEMRRFLHETGTTEEAVAQVVVKNRRNALGNQAAAFGAMLAADDVLASDPLCEPLRALEISAYADGAVVLVLGSAEAARRAPRPVWLRGVGWISGSPWLGTRPWGAASYAAAAAEKAYAMAGVTDPANEIRFAEIDDTYAYKELQHMEAARLAPRGGAGRMTLAGETGRGGALPVNPSGGSLGMGYCFDATALYRTAEAVRQIRGEAGRQQVRGATLGLVLSWRGVPTQTGGALVLAAA from the coding sequence ATGAGCGATCATGTGGCCATTGTGGGCATCGGCTCCACCCCGCTCCGGACGCTGAGCCCCGACCAGTCCTACCGGGAGATGGTCTTCGCCGCGGCGGCGCGGGCCTACGCCGACGCGGGGGTCACCCATCGGGACATCGACAGCTTCATCAGCGTGGCCGAGGATCTCCACGAGGGCACGAGCATCACCGACGAGTACACCCCCGATCAGCTCGGCGCCGTCCTTCGGCCGGTGCAGACCGTCGCCGGCGACGGGCTGCAGGGCGTGGCCACCGCCTTCATGCTCATCCGCAGCGGGATCGCCGATCTGGTGGCGGTGGAAGCGCACTGCAAGTCCAGCAACATCCTCCGTCACGAGGCCGTGCTGGAGATGGCCTTCGATCCCCTCTACGAGCGGCCGCTGCAGGTCTATCCCCACTACGTGGCGGGTCTCGAGATGCGGCGCTTCCTCCACGAGACCGGGACCACCGAAGAGGCGGTGGCCCAGGTCGTGGTCAAGAACCGCCGGAATGCGCTGGGGAATCAGGCGGCGGCCTTCGGCGCGATGCTGGCGGCGGACGACGTGCTGGCCTCCGATCCCCTCTGCGAGCCGCTGCGGGCGCTGGAGATCAGCGCCTACGCCGACGGCGCCGTGGTCCTGGTGCTGGGGTCCGCAGAGGCGGCCAGGCGGGCGCCGCGGCCGGTCTGGCTCCGCGGCGTCGGCTGGATCTCGGGGAGCCCCTGGCTCGGCACCCGTCCCTGGGGAGCGGCATCCTACGCGGCGGCGGCGGCGGAGAAGGCCTACGCCATGGCGGGGGTGACCGACCCGGCCAACGAGATCCGGTTCGCCGAGATCGACGACACCTACGCCTACAAGGAGCTCCAGCACATGGAGGCCGCGCGCCTGGCTCCCCGGGGCGGCGCGGGGCGCATGACACTGGCCGGCGAGACCGGGCGTGGCGGCGCGCTGCCGGTCAACCCCTCCGGGGGAAGCCTGGGAATGGGGTACTGCTTCGACGCCACGGCGTTGTACCGGACCGCCGAAGCCGTGCGGCAAATTCGCGGGGAGGCCGGACGCCAGCAGGTGCGCGGGGCCACCCTCGGCCTGGTCCTGTCCTGGCGCGGGGTGCCCACCCAGACCGGCGGCGCACTGGTGCTGGCCGCGGCGTAA
- a CDS encoding acyl-CoA dehydrogenase, producing MDFRLSDEHRVVQAAAADFAAREILPVAAQLDHSGEFPAEVIRKAADAGWLGMTVPETYGGAGLDTVSYVIAQEELARASAGVQTIITVNNSLVCDPIVRFGTEEQRRRYLPDLASGRKLGCYCLTEPSSGSDAMSLRTEARLVDGDTWLLRGTKIFVTNAVEAEVCIVYARSGPEPGARGLSAFIVEKTFPGVRVGKVEKKLGITCSSTAEIILDDARVPAENLLGEPGQGGRIALATLDGGRLGIAAQAVGIARAALEASRTYARERRQFGRPIGEFQAVQWMLADMATRIEAARLLMYRAAWLRDQGRPHTREASMAKLFASETAMWAAHKAVQIHGGYGYIWDYPAERYFRDAKITEIYEGTSEIQRLVIARQVLGGRH from the coding sequence GTGGATTTCCGTCTCTCCGACGAACACCGCGTCGTGCAGGCCGCGGCGGCGGACTTTGCCGCGCGCGAGATCCTGCCGGTGGCCGCGCAGCTCGACCACTCCGGCGAGTTTCCCGCAGAGGTGATCCGCAAGGCGGCGGACGCCGGGTGGCTGGGCATGACCGTTCCGGAGACCTACGGCGGCGCCGGACTGGACACCGTGTCCTACGTCATCGCCCAGGAGGAGCTGGCCCGGGCGTCGGCCGGCGTGCAGACCATCATCACCGTGAATAACTCGCTGGTGTGCGATCCCATCGTGAGGTTCGGGACCGAGGAGCAGCGGCGTCGCTACCTCCCCGACCTGGCCTCGGGACGGAAGCTGGGCTGCTACTGTTTGACCGAGCCCTCCAGCGGATCGGACGCCATGTCGCTGCGGACCGAGGCGCGGCTCGTGGACGGGGACACCTGGCTGCTGCGCGGCACCAAGATCTTCGTCACCAACGCGGTGGAAGCCGAGGTCTGCATCGTCTACGCCCGCTCCGGTCCGGAGCCCGGGGCCCGAGGACTGTCGGCCTTCATCGTCGAGAAGACCTTTCCCGGGGTCCGTGTCGGGAAGGTGGAGAAGAAGCTGGGGATCACCTGTTCCTCCACCGCCGAGATCATCCTGGACGACGCCCGCGTACCCGCGGAGAACCTGCTGGGCGAACCCGGCCAGGGAGGTCGGATCGCCCTGGCCACCCTGGACGGGGGCCGCCTGGGGATCGCCGCCCAGGCGGTGGGCATCGCCCGGGCGGCGTTGGAGGCGTCCCGGACCTACGCCCGCGAGCGGAGGCAGTTCGGCCGGCCCATCGGCGAGTTCCAGGCCGTGCAGTGGATGCTGGCCGACATGGCCACGCGCATCGAGGCGGCCCGCCTGCTGATGTATCGCGCCGCCTGGTTGCGCGACCAGGGGCGCCCCCACACCAGGGAAGCCTCGATGGCCAAGCTCTTCGCCAGTGAGACGGCGATGTGGGCAGCGCACAAGGCGGTGCAGATCCACGGCGGATACGGCTACATCTGGGATTATCCCGCGGAGCGCTATTTCCGCGACGCGAAGATCACCGAGATCTACGAGGGAACGTCGGAGATCCAGCGCCTGGTGATTGCCCGCCAGGTGCTGGGAGGGCGACACTAG
- a CDS encoding electron transfer flavoprotein subunit beta/FixA family protein, translated as MHTIVCLKQVVDPELPPWDFGIDPATKRQVRTGKPLVISTYDENALELALQLKERVGGKVTALTIGPAGEVKDAVRLALAMGADEAVVVDDADAPLALAADKAQVLAAAIGRLGSFDLVLTGCESADWVERAVAPFLAEALEAACVTFVTRAEVREGGLTVRRTSDEGFHVVDVRLPAVLSVTSDESLRPRLPKVKDIMGAMRKPVQTWTRAELGAAAGATGVEVREVAVPQRTTKCEFIEGDPAQQAEALVSRLRALKII; from the coding sequence GTGCACACGATCGTCTGTCTCAAACAGGTGGTGGATCCCGAACTCCCGCCGTGGGACTTTGGCATCGACCCGGCGACGAAGCGGCAGGTGCGGACCGGCAAGCCGCTGGTCATCTCCACCTACGACGAGAACGCGCTGGAGCTGGCCCTGCAGCTCAAGGAGCGGGTCGGGGGGAAGGTGACGGCGTTGACCATCGGTCCGGCCGGCGAGGTAAAGGACGCCGTCCGCCTGGCGCTGGCCATGGGCGCGGACGAGGCCGTGGTGGTGGACGACGCCGACGCGCCCCTGGCGCTGGCGGCCGACAAGGCGCAGGTCCTGGCCGCCGCGATCGGACGCCTCGGATCCTTCGACCTCGTCCTGACGGGCTGCGAGTCCGCCGACTGGGTGGAGCGCGCCGTGGCCCCCTTTCTGGCCGAGGCGCTGGAGGCGGCGTGCGTCACCTTCGTGACCCGGGCCGAGGTCCGCGAGGGCGGCCTCACGGTGCGCCGGACCTCGGACGAAGGATTTCACGTCGTCGATGTCCGGCTGCCCGCCGTCCTGTCCGTGACCAGCGACGAGTCGCTCCGGCCACGGCTGCCTAAGGTCAAGGACATCATGGGGGCGATGCGCAAGCCGGTGCAGACCTGGACGCGGGCGGAGTTGGGCGCGGCGGCCGGGGCGACGGGGGTGGAGGTGCGGGAGGTGGCCGTGCCCCAGCGCACGACCAAGTGCGAATTCATCGAGGGAGATCCCGCCCAGCAGGCCGAGGCGCTGGTGAGCCGGCTGCGGGCCCTCAAGATCATCTGA